One Vallitalea pronyensis genomic region harbors:
- the pyrB gene encoding aspartate carbamoyltransferase yields the protein MLKGKHLIEPGDLTIEELEAIFTLADAIIQDPKKYSDTCKGHLLATLFYEPSTRTRFSFEAAMLRLGGEIIGFSEPNSSSVSKGESIGDTIRTIGCYADIAVMRHPKEGAPKLASKHATIPVINAGDGGHQHPTQTLTDLLTIRSYRKSISNNVIGLCGDLKFGRTVHSLVKALSRYEHMKFVFIAPPELEIPPYIIEELGDHPYDRTSSLEDAMPELDILYMTRIQKERFFNEEDYLRLKGYYILDQKKLEHAKEDMIIMHPLPRVDEIHTEVDQDPRAIYFNQAKYGMYVRMALIVKLLGLGGDLHA from the coding sequence ATGTTGAAAGGAAAACATTTAATCGAACCAGGTGATTTAACCATTGAGGAATTAGAAGCGATCTTTACATTAGCGGATGCCATCATTCAAGATCCCAAAAAATATAGCGATACATGTAAAGGTCACTTATTAGCTACACTCTTTTATGAACCATCCACACGTACACGCTTTAGCTTTGAAGCTGCTATGTTACGATTAGGTGGCGAAATCATTGGTTTTTCTGAACCAAACTCGTCATCTGTATCAAAAGGCGAAAGCATCGGTGATACCATTAGAACCATAGGCTGTTACGCAGATATTGCTGTGATGCGCCACCCAAAAGAAGGTGCTCCTAAATTAGCATCTAAACACGCAACAATTCCTGTCATTAATGCTGGTGATGGTGGACACCAACACCCTACTCAGACCTTAACGGATCTACTCACCATCAGGTCCTATCGAAAAAGCATATCCAACAATGTGATTGGGTTATGCGGCGATCTAAAATTCGGAAGAACGGTACACTCACTTGTAAAAGCCTTATCCCGCTATGAGCATATGAAGTTCGTATTTATTGCGCCGCCTGAACTGGAAATCCCACCATACATCATTGAAGAACTGGGTGACCATCCTTATGACCGTACGTCAAGTTTAGAAGACGCTATGCCAGAACTTGATATCCTCTATATGACTCGTATTCAGAAAGAACGTTTCTTTAATGAAGAAGATTACTTACGCTTAAAAGGCTATTATATATTGGATCAAAAGAAATTAGAGCATGCAAAAGAAGATATGATCATCATGCATCCATTACCCCGTGTTGATGAAATCCATACAGAAGTGGACCAAGATCCAAGGGCTATCTATTTTAACCAAGCAAAATATGGTATGTATGTAAGAATGGCACTGATTGTGAAGCTACTTGGCTTAGGAGGGGATTTGCATGCTTAA
- a CDS encoding helix-turn-helix transcriptional regulator produces MKHVLAINDINPIIRKAGIQEAPMDVLPYRIILDYEFIYCEAGQFIIDYPNKSVTINHGQVAIIPPDTLHRFLVPTRHVEAYWVHFDFVQYPYQQKISAIVHEKPWLSTMTDMHLYSIPRPVIEIMPHYTLPSFFHVDPLIEPLQLFRSLYRFHDKKPYGWQLQCKQILLTLILDMIAKLSKRDKSDYHDGQQEDFIMRIEQYIQGNIYRHMTVGELAKHFHYHPDTLTRLFKSKRKQTLKAYIRQCKVDSSKNLLTNTHYAIETIAEMYGFTDRTYYSKVFKKVVGVSPTTYRKQHPKNP; encoded by the coding sequence ATGAAACATGTTCTTGCCATTAATGATATTAACCCCATAATAAGAAAAGCTGGTATCCAGGAAGCCCCTATGGATGTCTTGCCTTACCGTATTATTCTGGATTATGAATTCATCTATTGTGAGGCTGGACAGTTTATCATTGATTATCCCAATAAATCCGTTACTATCAATCATGGCCAAGTAGCTATTATACCACCAGATACCCTTCATCGATTTCTTGTTCCTACGCGTCACGTCGAAGCATATTGGGTACACTTTGATTTTGTCCAGTACCCTTATCAGCAAAAAATTAGTGCCATTGTTCATGAAAAACCTTGGCTAAGTACCATGACGGATATGCATCTTTATTCTATTCCAAGGCCTGTCATTGAAATTATGCCTCATTATACATTGCCCTCTTTCTTTCATGTGGACCCTCTTATAGAACCCTTACAATTATTTCGTTCCTTATATAGGTTTCATGATAAGAAACCCTATGGATGGCAATTACAGTGCAAACAGATTCTTCTAACACTGATTTTGGACATGATCGCCAAATTATCCAAACGTGACAAATCCGATTACCATGACGGTCAACAAGAAGACTTTATCATGCGTATAGAGCAGTACATTCAAGGAAATATCTATCGTCATATGACTGTTGGTGAATTAGCAAAGCATTTTCATTATCACCCTGATACCTTAACACGACTCTTTAAGTCCAAGCGTAAGCAAACCCTCAAAGCCTATATTCGCCAATGTAAAGTGGACTCCTCCAAAAACTTACTGACCAACACCCATTATGCCATTGAAACCATAGCAGAAATGTACGGTTTTACAGATCGCACTTATTATTCCAAAGTGTTCAAAAAAGTAGTAGGTGTCTCTCCCACTACTTATCGAAAGCAACACCCAAAGAACCCATGA
- a CDS encoding sulfatase-like hydrolase/transferase, translated as MEKKQIVLIMTDTQRKDMLSVYNKQEDMHTPNLDKLAKTGKRFEKAYTCQPVCGPARSALFTGTYPHTNGMVANSMAFNGHTRTIGQHLSEAAIHSAYIGKWHLDGGDYFGDGVCPDGWDADYWYDMCNYLEEMNDDDRYRSRQFGTCFEGEGIQETFTYAHKCTEKAMDFIKKNKDKDYFLVVSYDEPHHPFLSPQGYFEPFEGKSYLEKANQDMDLSSLPEHVQVWAKSCGGGKGDVRGLLGCNAYVDYEIGHLMGCIEDHAEHAMVIYTSDHGDSLGSHGINSKGPAMYDEITNIPFIMAWKDNIPEETIDDLPASHIDVVPTVLDYFDIEKPLYLTGSSLIPRVLGKESKDTKAFIEFTRYEIDHDGFGGYQPIRSVVDKRFKLVISLMTQDELYDMEKDPQEMHNLIGDPQYHGIRNELHDAILQWMDETRDPYRGYYWERRPWREDAPEATWDHHGMTRQRYTRTDEVRQLDYSTGLAITEFTRPK; from the coding sequence ATGGAGAAGAAACAAATAGTACTGATTATGACGGATACCCAGCGGAAAGACATGCTTAGTGTTTATAATAAGCAGGAAGATATGCATACACCCAATCTGGATAAACTGGCTAAGACTGGAAAAAGGTTTGAAAAGGCTTATACCTGCCAACCTGTGTGTGGACCAGCCCGTTCAGCTTTATTTACAGGTACATATCCTCATACCAATGGCATGGTTGCCAACAGTATGGCATTTAATGGCCATACTAGGACCATAGGTCAACACCTAAGTGAGGCGGCAATTCATAGTGCTTATATAGGAAAATGGCACTTGGATGGGGGCGATTATTTTGGTGATGGCGTATGCCCTGATGGTTGGGATGCTGACTATTGGTATGATATGTGTAATTATCTAGAGGAAATGAATGATGATGACCGTTATCGTTCAAGACAATTTGGCACTTGTTTTGAAGGTGAGGGTATTCAAGAGACCTTTACCTATGCCCATAAATGTACGGAAAAAGCCATGGATTTTATCAAGAAGAATAAGGATAAAGACTATTTTCTTGTGGTTTCTTATGATGAACCTCATCACCCATTCCTATCGCCACAAGGCTACTTTGAGCCCTTTGAAGGTAAGTCCTATTTAGAAAAAGCAAATCAAGACATGGATTTATCCAGCTTGCCGGAACATGTTCAAGTATGGGCAAAGTCCTGTGGTGGAGGTAAAGGTGATGTGCGTGGTTTGTTAGGATGTAATGCCTATGTGGATTATGAAATTGGTCATTTAATGGGTTGCATTGAAGACCATGCAGAGCATGCCATGGTCATCTATACGTCAGATCATGGTGATTCATTAGGTTCTCATGGCATTAACAGCAAAGGTCCAGCTATGTATGATGAAATTACCAATATACCGTTTATCATGGCGTGGAAAGATAATATTCCAGAAGAAACCATCGATGATTTGCCTGCGTCTCATATTGACGTGGTACCTACGGTATTGGATTATTTTGATATTGAGAAGCCTCTGTATTTAACAGGGAGTAGTTTAATACCTCGGGTATTGGGTAAAGAAAGTAAAGATACCAAAGCATTCATTGAGTTTACCCGGTATGAAATAGACCATGATGGATTTGGTGGTTACCAGCCTATTCGCTCAGTGGTAGATAAGCGTTTTAAGCTTGTTATTAGTTTAATGACACAAGATGAACTCTATGATATGGAAAAGGACCCACAGGAAATGCATAATCTTATTGGTGATCCTCAATACCATGGGATTCGTAATGAGCTCCATGATGCCATTTTACAATGGATGGATGAAACCAGGGACCCATATAGAGGTTATTATTGGGAGAGACGACCTTGGCGAGAAGATGCACCTGAAGCCACTTGGGATCATCATGGCATGACAAGGCAACGGTATACGCGAACAGATGAAGTGAGGCAGTTGGATTATAGTACAGGGTTAGCAATTACAGAATTTACACGTCCAAAATAA
- a CDS encoding aspartate carbamoyltransferase regulatory subunit, translating into MLKINGIKRGIVIDHIKAGLGYKIYKELKLDQANYTTALIKNVCSNKLGKKDLIKIDNVIDFDLNILGLIDPGLTITIIEDEKVVDKIKLSVPEQVEGILTCKNPRCVSTIEHIDNILFTLVDPEKKEYKCEFCDTRTSL; encoded by the coding sequence ATGCTTAAAATAAACGGTATAAAAAGAGGTATTGTCATTGACCACATTAAAGCAGGTCTTGGTTACAAAATCTATAAAGAATTAAAATTAGACCAAGCCAATTACACAACGGCATTGATTAAAAATGTATGTTCGAATAAACTAGGTAAGAAAGACCTGATAAAAATTGATAATGTCATTGATTTTGACTTAAATATTCTTGGGCTTATTGACCCAGGATTGACCATCACCATCATCGAAGATGAAAAGGTAGTGGATAAAATTAAATTATCCGTTCCTGAACAAGTTGAAGGCATACTCACTTGTAAAAACCCAAGGTGTGTATCCACCATTGAACACATTGACAACATACTCTTTACCTTGGTAGACCCAGAAAAAAAAGAATATAAATGTGAATTCTGTGATACGCGTACTTCTCTATAA
- a CDS encoding amidohydrolase, translating into MDVILYNGAVLTMNKNQPYASAVSVLGNKIANVGDDTSVLADQTADTQLINLHGKTLLPGFNDSHMHLLNFAHVSDMLSLVGVTSIESIIQEGKQYAAQATQSEGWIRGRGWNQNVFDKPRLLNRHDLDQISRDRPICFVRACGHVLVVNSYALNMLGISGHTSQVEGGHFDLDETGQPTGVFRENAMGLIYDHMPAPSVETIKNMIVKACRLAIKEGITSIQTDDLDTFSHQHTYQVLQAYEELNQENRLPVRIYQQCLLGNLEQFQTFLERGYRTGQGDAFFRIGPLKILADGSLGARTAYLSQPYADDQGTYGIGKLTQDELDAMVMTAHEHHMQIAIHCIGDEIMNMSFKSFEKALKKLPKHNHRHGIVHSQITTKALLEAFRELDVLAYIQPIFLDSDIPIVEERIGKERAKTTYNFKRMLDMGVHTPYSSDCPVEPFDVLPGVYCAITRKTLDGYPENGWLPEQKVSVEEALYNFTKEGAYASFEEHMKGSIEKDMLADLVVLDQDVTGVPDEKVKDVKVILTMIDGKVVYEYKGNR; encoded by the coding sequence ATGGATGTTATATTGTATAATGGAGCCGTTTTAACTATGAACAAAAATCAGCCATATGCCAGTGCTGTATCTGTATTGGGCAACAAAATTGCAAATGTAGGCGACGATACATCTGTATTAGCAGATCAAACAGCCGACACACAATTGATTAACTTGCATGGTAAAACGTTATTACCTGGATTTAACGATAGTCATATGCATTTATTGAACTTTGCACATGTAAGCGATATGTTATCACTTGTTGGGGTAACATCTATTGAAAGTATTATTCAAGAAGGGAAGCAATATGCAGCCCAAGCAACACAATCAGAAGGGTGGATAAGAGGTCGAGGGTGGAATCAGAATGTATTTGATAAACCAAGATTATTAAACCGTCATGATTTGGATCAGATTAGTAGGGACAGACCCATCTGTTTCGTAAGGGCTTGTGGACATGTTCTTGTGGTTAACTCCTATGCGTTAAATATGCTTGGCATTAGTGGGCATACATCTCAAGTAGAAGGAGGACATTTTGATCTTGACGAAACAGGCCAACCAACAGGGGTATTTCGAGAAAATGCCATGGGTTTAATCTATGACCACATGCCAGCACCTTCTGTCGAAACCATTAAAAACATGATTGTTAAAGCTTGCAGGTTAGCCATAAAAGAAGGGATTACATCCATTCAAACCGATGACTTGGATACATTCTCTCATCAACATACATACCAGGTGCTTCAAGCTTATGAAGAATTGAATCAGGAGAATCGACTTCCTGTAAGAATATATCAGCAGTGCTTACTTGGCAATTTAGAACAATTTCAGACCTTTTTAGAACGGGGATATCGTACGGGTCAAGGTGATGCATTCTTTCGCATAGGACCCCTTAAAATCTTAGCAGACGGTTCTCTGGGGGCACGAACGGCTTATCTATCACAGCCATATGCAGATGACCAGGGTACTTATGGCATTGGTAAGCTGACGCAAGATGAACTAGATGCCATGGTTATGACTGCACATGAACACCATATGCAGATTGCCATTCATTGTATTGGGGATGAGATCATGAACATGTCATTCAAAAGCTTTGAGAAAGCATTAAAGAAGCTGCCCAAACACAATCATCGTCATGGGATTGTACATAGCCAGATAACAACAAAGGCATTATTAGAAGCATTTAGGGAACTAGATGTACTGGCATATATTCAACCCATCTTTCTAGATTCAGATATTCCCATTGTAGAAGAACGCATTGGTAAGGAGAGGGCTAAGACCACTTATAATTTTAAAAGGATGTTGGATATGGGTGTTCATACACCCTACAGCTCGGATTGTCCGGTTGAACCTTTTGATGTGTTACCTGGTGTTTATTGTGCCATTACTCGAAAAACATTAGATGGGTATCCAGAGAATGGATGGTTGCCTGAACAAAAAGTGAGTGTAGAAGAAGCACTTTATAATTTCACAAAAGAAGGGGCTTATGCGTCTTTTGAAGAGCATATGAAAGGTTCCATTGAAAAAGACATGTTAGCAGACTTAGTTGTACTAGACCAAGATGTGACAGGGGTACCCGATGAAAAAGTTAAAGATGTAAAAGTCATCTTAACCATGATAGATGGTAAGGTGGTCTACGAATACAAGGGTAATAGATAA
- a CDS encoding response regulator transcription factor, which translates to MINVLLVDDQDIILQGLSMILGKANDMTIVGAVRNGQEAINKCKTENVDIVLMDIRMPVVNGVEATQSIKASNPDIKVIMLTTFQDDEYIFNSLKYGASGYLLKDAMPTEISEAIRTVYHGGTLINPTVATKIVNQFKKIAGEEEQASSMDIEQLTIREKDICKLLAEGHNNKEIANVLFLSEGTVKNHITNILSKLQLRDRTQLAIFAVKNKL; encoded by the coding sequence TTGATTAACGTATTATTAGTAGATGATCAAGATATCATACTACAAGGGCTTAGCATGATTCTTGGAAAAGCCAATGACATGACCATTGTAGGAGCAGTTAGAAATGGCCAAGAAGCCATTAATAAGTGCAAAACCGAGAATGTGGATATTGTTTTAATGGATATACGCATGCCTGTGGTGAATGGTGTGGAAGCAACCCAATCCATCAAGGCATCTAACCCGGATATAAAAGTCATCATGTTAACAACCTTTCAAGACGATGAGTATATCTTTAATTCTTTGAAATATGGTGCATCTGGCTATCTATTAAAAGATGCTATGCCAACAGAAATTTCAGAGGCCATACGAACGGTTTATCATGGGGGTACATTAATTAACCCGACAGTGGCAACGAAGATCGTGAATCAGTTTAAAAAAATAGCAGGGGAAGAAGAACAGGCGTCTTCAATGGATATCGAACAGCTAACAATACGAGAAAAAGACATTTGTAAATTACTTGCAGAAGGGCATAATAACAAAGAAATAGCTAACGTTCTTTTTTTGAGTGAAGGAACAGTTAAAAATCACATCACCAATATTTTATCCAAGCTACAACTAAGGGATAGAACCCAATTGGCCATATTCGCTGTTAAAAATAAATTGTAA
- a CDS encoding sensor histidine kinase, translated as MLNRKYWVYYFMHIPTIIIFYFAFSYEDARGSRYSLLLILFGVFILLSILQKFCKTKVTIFMLLMLKVVMIALIELNSKFAINYFIHALYLSVMIESTFFLTLRKVLMIGGLVFIASMYKFVSVLMINPSFSNMSQMFLFALINILVMVVMGFAKYHKEEEKKVHELYHKLLEAHKQLQHYADRIKALTVVEERNRIARDLHDTLGHDLTGLIMQLEMTSTMLEDDVDAAKTLMEQSKHTSRESLKKVRQIVHTFKEAHKVDRNLDEIHGLVQDFASKTGAAINLHITGEKITLLPEVYITLYRIIQEAMTNAIRHGKADMIHIRIHLDDKKLTFHIEDNGRGCKLLEEGYGLQGMRERVALLGGTLSYTHKKGFVIDGTLLLEVYQETKMINP; from the coding sequence ATGCTGAATCGTAAATATTGGGTATATTACTTCATGCATATACCGACAATCATCATATTCTATTTTGCTTTTTCATATGAGGATGCTAGAGGAAGTCGATACAGTTTATTGCTGATTCTCTTTGGCGTTTTTATTTTATTATCCATTCTTCAGAAATTTTGCAAGACAAAAGTAACCATTTTTATGTTGCTCATGCTCAAAGTCGTTATGATAGCCCTCATTGAATTGAATTCTAAATTCGCTATTAATTACTTCATACATGCACTCTACTTAAGTGTGATGATTGAATCCACTTTTTTTCTAACATTGAGAAAAGTTCTTATGATTGGCGGTCTGGTTTTTATAGCATCCATGTACAAATTTGTAAGTGTACTCATGATTAACCCCAGTTTTTCCAATATGTCTCAGATGTTTTTATTTGCACTCATCAATATTCTTGTCATGGTGGTCATGGGATTTGCTAAATATCATAAAGAAGAAGAAAAAAAAGTGCATGAGCTCTACCATAAACTCCTGGAGGCCCATAAGCAATTGCAACATTATGCAGACCGTATTAAGGCGTTAACCGTTGTAGAAGAAAGGAACCGTATTGCGAGAGATCTTCATGATACATTAGGGCATGACTTGACGGGTCTTATTATGCAGCTGGAAATGACAAGTACTATGTTAGAAGATGATGTGGATGCAGCCAAAACACTCATGGAACAATCAAAACATACCTCCAGAGAGAGTTTAAAAAAAGTAAGGCAAATCGTTCATACCTTTAAAGAAGCCCATAAGGTGGATAGGAACCTTGATGAAATTCATGGTCTGGTACAGGATTTTGCTTCCAAAACAGGTGCTGCCATAAACCTTCATATAACCGGAGAAAAAATAACCTTGTTACCTGAAGTGTATATTACATTGTATCGCATCATACAAGAGGCCATGACCAATGCCATAAGACATGGAAAAGCAGACATGATTCATATTCGTATTCATCTTGATGATAAAAAATTGACGTTTCACATAGAAGATAATGGCAGAGGATGTAAACTGTTAGAAGAAGGCTATGGTCTGCAAGGCATGCGTGAGCGGGTTGCTTTATTAGGCGGTACCCTAAGTTATACCCATAAAAAAGGTTTTGTCATTGATGGTACATTATTATTAGAGGTGTACCAAGAAACAAAAATGATTAACCCATAA